TCGGCGTCAGCGACTATGCCGCCAGCAAGGCGTTCTTTCTCCAGGCGCTCGCACCGCTGGGTCTAGAAATCGTCTCGGAAGGGACGCCCGCCTACGGCGTCGAGCTGTGCCAGAAGGGCAAGTCCACGTCATTGTGCCTGTTCCAGACCGCGGAGAAGCCGGCGCATCTGCACCTCGCCTTCGTCGCCGAGACGCGGGCCCAGGTCGACGCTTTCCATCGCGCAGGCCTGGCGGCGGGCGGCAAAGACAACGGCGCGCCCGGCCTGCGCCCGAACTACCATGCGAGCTATTATGCAGCCTTCGTCATCGGCCCGGACGGGCACAATATCGAAGTGGTTTGCCACACCTAAGGAGCAAGGCCCCCAGCGAGATGCGCGTCGGGGCCTTCTTTGCCTGACGGGCCGTGCTGGGATGCGACCGACTGAAAGCAGTTTGGCGTTGGTCAGAGCGGCTTTTTGCTGGATTTTGAGGAAGTTGGGTCGGAAACACCGTCAGGAGGAGAGCGCTGGCCATGTCCGACCTGGCGCTGCTCGCGTAGGCCAGACATGCGCCCAGCGCGGGTTGTGGCGGGGCCGGGCGGTGGCTAGATTCTCAAGGACTTAACAGCCAGCGGACCTGATCCCATGACCAAACCGGCCCCCTACCGCCTGCAGCAGACCTTGCCCGCCGACGCGCCCATCATCGCGGTGCCGATGTGCGTGAAGTATATCGATGGGCAGAACTATCACACGGTGGGCGAGAAATACCTCACCGCGCTGATCGACGGGTCCGGAGCCTATCCGCTGTCCTATCCAGCCCTTGGGGCTGCCATGCCGGTCGAGGCGCTGCTGGATCATGTCGATGGGGTGCTGTTCACCGGCAGCCCCAGCAATGTGGCGGTCGAGCATTACAATGGCGATCCCGACCGCGATGACAGCCCGCAGGATCCCGGCCGCGACGCCGTCACCCTGCCGCTGATCCGGGCCGCACTCGCGCGCGACATTCCGCTGTTCGCCATCTGCCGCGGGTTCCAGGAATTGAACGTGGCACTGGGTGGCACGCTCCACACGCGCATTCACGACCTGCCGGGCAAGCTCGATCACCGCGGGGCCGACGGTCCCTATGACGAGATCTACAAGCCGGCGCACAAGTTGCAGCTGGAGCCCGCGAGCCACTTTGCCGAAATCCTGAAGACGGATGAGACGATGATCAACTCCGTCCACTGGCAGGCGATCGACCGGCTGGGCAATGGCCTGGTCGTCGAAGGCCGCGCGCCGGATGGCGTCATCGAGGCGGTGCGTGTGCCGGGCAAGCGCTTTGCCATGGGCGTGCAATGGCATCCGGAATATCGCTGCATCGACAATCCGGATTCGATGGAGCTGTTCCGTGCCTTCGGGGCGGCAGCGCGCGCCTATGCGACAGAGCGTCGCGCCAAACGCGCGCGCAAGGCGGCCGGACAAGCGGCGTAAAGACAGCCTTCGGTCCTAGGAACGATGAAATCTCCGAGAATGCCCGCGCGGCAACGACGCGCGCATGCGCCGTTTCAGGCGTAGCAGGCGGACATTTCCGCGCGCCGAAACTTGATCATATTCATGTGATCGCGGGATTCGCGCGGCGATTCCAACCACTTCCGAGGCATGCAGCGATGCAGGACCAGAATTGCATTCTTTCAGAATCCCAGCCCTTGAATTCGGGTGTATCAACATCATCTAAGATCAATGCGAATGGCGGCAGTTGCAATGACTGACGCCAGCACCGGAAGCGGTCTCCCCCACCGTAACCGGACTCCGATAATACGGAGTGTCGAACGCCCGGTCCTCCCCTGACCGGGCGTTCATATTTTCTGCCGTCTGCATTCCCTGAAAACCTGGCCGCTGATGTGACTCCGGCGCCGCTCCGCTTTGCTCCCTCTGGTCGCGATCAGCTATACGCGCGCACAACACCGGCTGGACCACGCGCGAGTCGGCATGCGATCCCATCGGCAGCAATCGTCATCTTCTTGAAACGGAAATCCCATGCGCGTCGCCACCTGGAACATCAACTCGCTGCGGCTGCGCATCGACCTTCTGCGCCGGCTCACGGTGCAGGAAGGCCCCGATGTCATCTGCCTGCAGGAGATCAAGGTCGAAGATGGGCTGTTCCCCTTGGAGGCCGTGAAGGCGCTGGGCTATCCGCATGTCCGCTTCCACGGCATGAAGGGCTATAACGGTGTCGCGATCCTGTCCAAGATTCCGTTCCGGGTGATGGACCCGCGGGACTGGTGCATGAAGAACGATTCACGCCACGCCTATGTCGTGCTCGACGGCGATGTCGAACTCCATAATTTCTACATTCCGGCCGGCGGCGACATTCCAGATCCCGACAGCAATGTGAAGTTCGCGCACAAGCTCCAATTCCTGGATGAGCTGCGCGATCATTTCCTGGCCGGTGCCAAAGCCGGTGCGTCGAAGAGCGGCAAGGCGATCCTGGTCGGCGATCTCAACATCGCGCCGCTGGAAGAAGATGTCTGGTCGCACAAGCAGCTGCTCGACGTCGTCAGCCACACGCCGATCGAGGTCGAGAAATACAACGCCGTGCAAAAGGCCGGGAAATGGATCGATGCGGTGCGGCAAGTGACACCGGCGCCCACTAAACTGTTTTCCTGGTGGAGCTATCGCTCGGCCGACTGGACGGTCAATGACCGCGGCCGGCGGCTGGATCATGTCTGGGTGACGCCCGCCATCGCCAAGCGGGTGCGCCATGCGACGATCCTCAAGGACATGCGCGGCTGGACACAGCCCAGCGACCATGTCGCCGTCATCGTCGACATCGACTGAAAAAAAGGGATGGCCTGGTCGTTGCGAACGACCAATGCCATCCCGGCAAGTAAGGTCCCATCGTTGCTGGCGGCGTCAGACCAGCCGCAATTC
This Rhodospirillaceae bacterium DNA region includes the following protein-coding sequences:
- a CDS encoding VOC family protein, which produces MFDHLKFGVSDYAASKAFFLQALAPLGLEIVSEGTPAYGVELCQKGKSTSLCLFQTAEKPAHLHLAFVAETRAQVDAFHRAGLAAGGKDNGAPGLRPNYHASYYAAFVIGPDGHNIEVVCHT
- a CDS encoding gamma-glutamyl-gamma-aminobutyrate hydrolase family protein produces the protein MTKPAPYRLQQTLPADAPIIAVPMCVKYIDGQNYHTVGEKYLTALIDGSGAYPLSYPALGAAMPVEALLDHVDGVLFTGSPSNVAVEHYNGDPDRDDSPQDPGRDAVTLPLIRAALARDIPLFAICRGFQELNVALGGTLHTRIHDLPGKLDHRGADGPYDEIYKPAHKLQLEPASHFAEILKTDETMINSVHWQAIDRLGNGLVVEGRAPDGVIEAVRVPGKRFAMGVQWHPEYRCIDNPDSMELFRAFGAAARAYATERRAKRARKAAGQAA
- a CDS encoding endonuclease/exonuclease/phosphatase family protein; this encodes MRVATWNINSLRLRIDLLRRLTVQEGPDVICLQEIKVEDGLFPLEAVKALGYPHVRFHGMKGYNGVAILSKIPFRVMDPRDWCMKNDSRHAYVVLDGDVELHNFYIPAGGDIPDPDSNVKFAHKLQFLDELRDHFLAGAKAGASKSGKAILVGDLNIAPLEEDVWSHKQLLDVVSHTPIEVEKYNAVQKAGKWIDAVRQVTPAPTKLFSWWSYRSADWTVNDRGRRLDHVWVTPAIAKRVRHATILKDMRGWTQPSDHVAVIVDID